The Longimicrobium sp. genome window below encodes:
- the rpmA gene encoding 50S ribosomal protein L27 → MAHKKGGGSTRNGRDSNAQRLGVKRFGGEKVLAGNILVRQRGTRFHPGANVGIGSDDTLFALVDGQVQFVRKDKKRKSVAVLPFLAEPVEAVVELEAGD, encoded by the coding sequence ATGGCACATAAGAAGGGCGGCGGCTCGACCCGCAACGGGCGCGACTCGAACGCGCAGCGGCTGGGGGTCAAGCGCTTCGGTGGCGAGAAGGTTCTCGCCGGCAACATCCTGGTGCGCCAGCGCGGCACCCGCTTCCATCCGGGCGCCAACGTGGGCATCGGCAGCGACGACACGCTGTTCGCGCTCGTCGACGGCCAGGTGCAGTTCGTCCGCAAGGACAAGAAGCGCAAGTCGGTCGCGGTGCTCCCCTTCCTGGCGGAGCCCGTGGAAGCCGTCGTGGAGCTCGAGGCCGGCGACTGA